The DNA sequence CCTGTCCGCTTGCTGCGCGCGCCCGGTCCGCTCGAGCGGGAAATCGTACGCGGCTTGATCGAGGGTCTGACCGACCGTGAAGCCCACATCACAGCCGATGGTGTCGAAGCCCATCTGAACGCGGACGAACTCGCGCGTGCCCGCGCGCTGATCGCACAGCATTTACCAGCACTCGTGCCGGAGGCGCTTCGCCGCGCACGCGAAGTCGCCCGTACGTTTGCAGTCGCGCGTCGCTAACCGCTCTCTTCTCGGAGACCTTATGAACGTCTGGTTCAACAAAAGCTTCAGCGTGACGGCCGCCCAAATTCAAGCACTCGCGGGGACTCGCTACGTCGCGCACGCCAGCCACACCGACCCTACGCACGCGGTCATGCACGCGACTCCCCATCATTTCCTCGAGCCACGCGGTCTCGTCGGGGAGGCGTACATCACGTGGATGCAACGAATGTGTGAGGCGCGGAACCTCGACGTCATTGTCGCCGCCAAGGAGCGTGAGCGTCTCGCGGACCACGTGGATGCGTTCGCCGAGTTCGGCGTACGCGTCGTCACGCCCGCTTCACGCGCCGTTCAGCAGCATTTGGAGCGTAAAGACGAGTTCCTGACGGCTTGGGATCCCGAGATCTTGCCGATTCCACGCTGGACGACCTTCCAAGACCTCGCGAGTTTCGAACGTGGCCTCGACGAATTGCGCGCGGACGGCGTGCGCTTGTGCATCAAGCCTGCCCGCGGCATTTACGCGAGCGGCTTTCGCGTGTTGAGCGAGCGCCCGGATCGCGCCGCCTTCTTCGGCGGGCAGCTTTACCAAATGACGGTAACTGCCGCCCGCGAACTGTTCGCCGAGGCTCCCTTCGAACACATGCTGCTGATGCACACCTTGGAGGGGACGGAACGCTCGATCGATTGCGTCGCCTGGCAAGGGACCCTCCTCGCAGCCGTGGTGCGGCGCAAAGAAGGCGCCTCGCAGCGCTTGGAAGACCGACCGGACCTCATGGAAGCTGCTCGCCGCATCGCGGCACGCTACGGCCTGAGCGGCATCTTCAACTTTCAAACGAAGGATCAACATGGCACTCCGCACATGCTCGAAATCAACGCGCGAGCGTCGGGCGGTCTCTACCTCAGCATGGCAAGCGGCGTGAACTTCACGAAGTTGATGCTCGACGCCGCGACTGGCGAGCAGGTCAGGTTGACCACTGGCACCGTCGGCTTGACGGTCGCCGAGCACAAGGCCGCGCGGATCGTCGAAGAGCCACAGGGTGTGATGTCTTGAGCGTGCCCGCGCTTACCGTCGAGCATGAGGTCCACTTGACGAGCGGAACGTTGTCCTTGCGCGTCGAACGCGCGAGCGTGCCGCTGAGCACGCTGACCGACTTCGCGGTACGCGAGAATCCCAAACGCGGCTTCCTCTTCGTGAGCCGTGTGCTCGGCAAGCACATTCCAGTTGCGCCGAGCGTCATGCAAGCGAGTTGGCAGCAACTTGCCAAGGCGATCGGGCCGCTCACGCACCCGCACTTCATCGGTCTCGCGGAAACGGCGACCGCGCTCGGCGAAGGCGTAGCGCACGCTTGGCAAGCGCTTCATCGCGGCGTGAACGTGACTTTTCAACACACCTC is a window from the Deinococcus yavapaiensis KR-236 genome containing:
- a CDS encoding ATP-grasp domain-containing protein; protein product: MNVWFNKSFSVTAAQIQALAGTRYVAHASHTDPTHAVMHATPHHFLEPRGLVGEAYITWMQRMCEARNLDVIVAAKERERLADHVDAFAEFGVRVVTPASRAVQQHLERKDEFLTAWDPEILPIPRWTTFQDLASFERGLDELRADGVRLCIKPARGIYASGFRVLSERPDRAAFFGGQLYQMTVTAARELFAEAPFEHMLLMHTLEGTERSIDCVAWQGTLLAAVVRRKEGASQRLEDRPDLMEAARRIAARYGLSGIFNFQTKDQHGTPHMLEINARASGGLYLSMASGVNFTKLMLDAATGEQVRLTTGTVGLTVAEHKAARIVEEPQGVMS